In Citrus sinensis cultivar Valencia sweet orange chromosome 4, DVS_A1.0, whole genome shotgun sequence, one DNA window encodes the following:
- the LOC102617983 gene encoding uncharacterized protein LOC102617983 isoform X3: protein MASNIYPHTLACTSKTTFRCPSNSPIWTINEIAESVNGKILKWGPPGIICTDTRILAPNKNQWFFAITGQHFDAHEFISPELYGKGCVGVIGNQVCNNWDKGFVQVEGNGNVNTLNSLVNMACYARNSRFSGVLVGVTGSVGKSTTKSMIALALESLGVNVFQSYGNWNNRVGVALSLIGIDRAVDIAVLEMGMSGKGEILELARMARPEIRVVLNVGDSHLESLGSLEDVARAKGEIFQESKLGDVCVLNADDPLVANLTVPRGVRKVFFGWRRGCDVRLVAAQVANGGLGVQVVLEKERVTVKFVIPSPGLHLAINACAAAAVATLFGVSLAQVGISLSNFSPVQMRSELLVSRSGIKIVNDAYNANPISTRAAIDLLKDIACNGKRVVILGDMLELGSTERESHEKILSYCCDACIDLIGLVGDRVVVQCKWRKWSM from the exons ATGGCTTCCAATATCTATCCTCACACGCTCGCTTGTACTTCCAAGACTACCTTTCGATGCCCATCAAATTCACCAATTTGGACCATCAATGAGATTGCAGAATCCGTCAATGGCAAAATACTCAAATGGGGTCCTCCTGGCATCATTTGTACGGACACCAGAATCTTAGCACCCAACAAAAATCAGTGGTTTTTTGCCATTACCGGCCAGCATTTCGATGCCCACGAGTTTATTTCCCCCGAATTGTACGGTAAAGGCTGCGTTGGCGTTATTGGGAACCAAGTTTGCAACAACTGGGACAAGGGTTTTGTTCAAGTTGAAGGTAATGGCAATGTTAACACTTTGAATTCATTGGTCAATATGGCTTGTTATGCAAGAAATAGTAGGTTTAGTGGTGTCTTGGTTGGAGTTACTGGTAGTGTAGGGAAAAGTACAACGAAGAGTATGATAGCACTGGCTCTTGAGAGCTTGGGTGTTAATGTGTTTCAAAGTTATGGGAATTGGAATAACAGGGTTGGCGTTGCTTTAAGTTTGATTGGGATTGATAGGGCTGTTGATATTGCTGTTTTGGAGATGGGTATGAGTGGAAAGGGTGAGATATTGGAGCTTGCTAGGATGGCGAGGCCGGAGATTAGAGTGGTTTTGAATGTTGGGGATTCACATTTGGAGAGTTTAGGTAGTTTGGAGGATGTTGCAAGGGCCAAGGGGGAGATTTTTCAGGAATCAAAGCTGGGGGATGTTTGCGTTCTGAATGCTGATGATCCTCTGGTTGCAAACCTTACTGTGCCTCGCGGTGTTAGGAAG GTGTTCTTTGGCTGGAGAAGGGGGTGTGACGTTCGGTTGGTTGCTGCACAAGTTGCAAATGGAGGTCTTGGAGTTCAAgttgttttagaaaaagagagagtaaC GGTGAAATTTGTGATTCCTAGTCCTGGTCTGCATCTGGCTATCAATGCATGTGCAGCAGCAGCAGTTGCTACTCTGTTTGGAGTTTCTCTTGCTCAAGTTGGGATATCCCTGTCCAACTTTTCTCCTGTGCAAATGAGGTCAGAGCTTCTAGTATCCAGAAGTGGCATCAAGATAGTCAATGATGCTTACAATGCCAATCCCATTAGCACCAGAGCTGCCATTGACTTGCTAAAAGACATTGCATGCAATGGTAAAAGAGTTGTCATTTTAGGGGACATGTTAGAACTTGGATCGACTGAAAGAGAGTCTCATGAGAAGATATTAAGCTATTGTTGTGATGCCTGTATAGATTTAATTGGCCTTGTTGGAGACAG GGTAGTCGTGCAATGCAAATGGAGAAAGTGGTCGATGTGA
- the LOC102617983 gene encoding uncharacterized protein LOC102617983 isoform X4 gives MASNIYPHTLACTSKTTFRCPSNSPIWTINEIAESVNGKILKWGPPGIICTDTRILAPNKNQWFFAITGQHFDAHEFISPELYGKGCVGVIGNQVCNNWDKGFVQVEGNGNVNTLNSLVNMACYARNSRFSGVLVGVTGSVGKSTTKSMIALALESLGVNVFQSYGNWNNRVGVALSLIGIDRAVDIAVLEMGMSGKGEILELARMARPEIRVVLNVGDSHLESLGSLEDVARAKGEIFQESKLGDVCVLNADDPLVANLTVPRGVRKVFFGWRRGCDVRLVAAQVANGGLGVQVVLEKERVTVKFVIPSPGLHLAINACAAAAVATLFGVSLAQVGISLSNFSPVQMRSELLVSRSGIKIVNDAYNANPISTRAAIDLLKDIACNVVQCKWRKWSM, from the exons ATGGCTTCCAATATCTATCCTCACACGCTCGCTTGTACTTCCAAGACTACCTTTCGATGCCCATCAAATTCACCAATTTGGACCATCAATGAGATTGCAGAATCCGTCAATGGCAAAATACTCAAATGGGGTCCTCCTGGCATCATTTGTACGGACACCAGAATCTTAGCACCCAACAAAAATCAGTGGTTTTTTGCCATTACCGGCCAGCATTTCGATGCCCACGAGTTTATTTCCCCCGAATTGTACGGTAAAGGCTGCGTTGGCGTTATTGGGAACCAAGTTTGCAACAACTGGGACAAGGGTTTTGTTCAAGTTGAAGGTAATGGCAATGTTAACACTTTGAATTCATTGGTCAATATGGCTTGTTATGCAAGAAATAGTAGGTTTAGTGGTGTCTTGGTTGGAGTTACTGGTAGTGTAGGGAAAAGTACAACGAAGAGTATGATAGCACTGGCTCTTGAGAGCTTGGGTGTTAATGTGTTTCAAAGTTATGGGAATTGGAATAACAGGGTTGGCGTTGCTTTAAGTTTGATTGGGATTGATAGGGCTGTTGATATTGCTGTTTTGGAGATGGGTATGAGTGGAAAGGGTGAGATATTGGAGCTTGCTAGGATGGCGAGGCCGGAGATTAGAGTGGTTTTGAATGTTGGGGATTCACATTTGGAGAGTTTAGGTAGTTTGGAGGATGTTGCAAGGGCCAAGGGGGAGATTTTTCAGGAATCAAAGCTGGGGGATGTTTGCGTTCTGAATGCTGATGATCCTCTGGTTGCAAACCTTACTGTGCCTCGCGGTGTTAGGAAG GTGTTCTTTGGCTGGAGAAGGGGGTGTGACGTTCGGTTGGTTGCTGCACAAGTTGCAAATGGAGGTCTTGGAGTTCAAgttgttttagaaaaagagagagtaaC GGTGAAATTTGTGATTCCTAGTCCTGGTCTGCATCTGGCTATCAATGCATGTGCAGCAGCAGCAGTTGCTACTCTGTTTGGAGTTTCTCTTGCTCAAGTTGGGATATCCCTGTCCAACTTTTCTCCTGTGCAAATGAGGTCAGAGCTTCTAGTATCCAGAAGTGGCATCAAGATAGTCAATGATGCTTACAATGCCAATCCCATTAGCACCAGAGCTGCCATTGACTTGCTAAAAGACATTGCATGCAATG TCGTGCAATGCAAATGGAGAAAGTGGTCGATGTGA
- the LOC102617702 gene encoding transcription factor SRM1, producing the protein MTVDEVGSSSVWTKEQDKAFENALVSYPEDASDRWEKIAADVPGKSLEEIKQHYELLVDDVNRIESGCVPLPSYNSSSDGSMSHAGDEGTSNGKKGGHYGHFNSESNGNKSSRSDQERRKGIAWTEDEHRLFLLGLDKYGKGDWRSISRNFVVTRTPTQVASHAQKYFIRLNSMNKDRRRSSIHDITSVNNGDISAPQGPITGQTNGSGGGGSSGKSSKQPPQHSAGPPGVGMYGAPTMGQPIGGPLVSAVGTPVNLPAPAHMAYGVRATVPGTVVPGAPMNVSPMPYPMPHASAHR; encoded by the exons ATGACTGTTGATGAAGTAGGCAGTAGCTCTGTTTGGACTAAAGAGCAGGATAAGGCATTTGAGAATGCCCTGGTATCTTATCCAGAGGATGCTTCAGATCGATGGGAGAAAATTGCAGCTGATGTACCTGGGAAATCTCTAGAAGAGATTAAGCAGCACTATGAGCTTCTGGTGGATGATGTTAACCGCATTGAATCTGGTTGTGTTCCTCTTCCTAGCTATAATTCATCTTCTGATGGATCAATGAGCCATGCTGGTGATGAGGGAACGAGTAATGGTAAGAAGGGTGGCCACTATGGACATTTTAACAGTGAGTCCAATGGAAATAAATCTTCAAGGTCAGATCAGGAACGTCGTAAGGGAATTGCTTGGACGGAGGATGAGCACag GTTATTTCTTCTCGGTTTGGACAAATATGGGAAAGGTGATTGGCGAAGTATATCTCGTAACTTTGTAGTTACGAGAACGCCAACACAGGTGGCGAGCCATGCTCAAAAATACTTCATTCGTTTGAACTCGATGAACAAAGATAGAAGGCGATCAAGCATTCATGATATCACCAGTGTTAACAATGGAGACATTTCAGCACCGCAGGGACCTATTACTGGTCAAACTAATGGTTCAGGTGGAGGAGGTTCCTCTGGAAAATCTAGCAAACAACCTCCTCAACACTCAGCTGGGCCACCAGGTGTGGGCATGTATGGAGCTCCAACCATGGGTCAACCAATAGGAGGACCCCTTGTCTCAGCTGTTGGCACTCCGGTGAATCTTCCTGCCCCAGCACACATGGCATACGGTGTCCGAGCTACAGTCCCAGGAACAGTGGTTCCTGGTGCACCAATGAATGTGTCTCCCATGCCATATCCTATGCCGCACGCATCTGCTCATAGGTAA
- the LOC107177712 gene encoding putative F-box protein At2g02030 — MRKLNAEMGCLPSEIKFNILSRLPVRMLCRCKSVSKDWLQIVSDPYFLKLHQEQSKRNKQLLLLNQGLGDDEDDTRPQFVHFLATSLEKDVHFGLGGFICGYVYMIPSGHDLICLINRGHFHIFSPSFIKGIRLPQAKLSNCLEMDAGFGYIPSQNEYKLVHMFDVNPNPFAYSIKCEILTLTDGGTIGADAWKEIKQECPFKVSGWGVLANNKFYWIVSVVCTPCEEKSIVSLDLETETFDFIPHPHYVSYLEGNDMFLVELKGQLCFIDTFAYPPVTDIWVLVDPVRKIWVKEHRIDLTMLQGFDDEQTQVLIHGYENGELVISSQQKSLEFYDTRRKIFRKGEDLNLLWHTGICLYTESFFSLGIVDSGL, encoded by the coding sequence ATGAGGAAGTTGAATGCGGAGATGGGCTGCTTACCTTCAGAAATCAAGTTCAATATACTTTCCAGGCTACCAGTTAGGATGCTTTGCAGATGCAAATCAGTATCCAAAGACTGGCTCCAGATAGTATCTGATccttatttcttaaaattacaCCAAGAACAATCcaagagaaacaaacaattgCTATTACTGAACCAAGGCTTGGGTGATGACGAAGATGACACTAGGCCACAATTTGTCCACTTCTTGGCTACAAGCTTGGAAAAAGATGTACATTTTGGACTTGGGGGATTTATTTGTGGTTATGTTTACATGATACCATCAGGACATGACTTGATTTGTCTTATCAATAGAGGCCATTTCCACATTTTTAGTCCCAGCTTTATAAAGGGTATCAGGCTCCCGCAAGCGAAACTTTCGAATTGTTTGGAAATGGATGCAGGGTTTGGCTACATTCCATCGCAAAATGAATACAAGTTGGTCCATATGTTTGATGTGAATCCAAATCCTTTTGCATACAGCATAAAATGTGAGATTCTGACTTTAACTGACGGGGGCACGATTGGTGCTGATGCTTGGAAAGAAATCAAGCAAGAGTGCCCTTTTAAGGTTAGTGGTTGGGGTGTTCTGGCCAACAATAAGTTTTATTGGATTGTGTCTGTGGTATGTACTCCTTGTGAGGAAAAATCAATCGTGTCTTTAGATTTAGAAACTGAAACATTTGACTTCATCCCTCATCCGCATTATGTTTCATATCTTGAGGGTAATGACATGTTCTTGGTGGAGTTAAAAGGGCAGTTGTGTTTCATAGACACTTTTGCGTACCCTCCTGTGACTGACATATGGGTGTTGGTGGATCCCGTAAGAAAGATTTGGGTGAAGGAGCATCGAATCGATTTGACTATGCTGCAAGGATTTGACGATGAGCAAACACAGGTGCTCATTCATGGATACGAAAATGGAGAGCTAGTCATTAGTTCTCAGCAGAAGAGTCTTGAATTTTACGATACCAGAAGGAAAATCTTCAGAAAAGGCGAGGATTTGAATTTGCTGTGGCATACTGGGATATGTCTGTACACTGAAAGCTTCTTCTCACTTGGGATTGTTGACTCTGGATTGTGA
- the LOC102617983 gene encoding uncharacterized protein LOC102617983 isoform X6, producing the protein MASNIYPHTLACTSKTTFRCPSNSPIWTINEIAESVNGKILKWGPPGIICTDTRILAPNKNQWFFAITGQHFDAHEFISPELYGKGCVGVIGNQVCNNWDKGFVQVEGNGNVNTLNSLVNMACYARNSRFSGVLVGVTGSVGKSTTKSMIALALESLGVNVFQSYGNWNNRVGVALSLIGIDRAVDIAVLEMGMSGKGEILELARMARPEIRVVLNVGDSHLESLGSLEDVARAKGEIFQESKLGDVCVLNADDPLVANLTVPRGVRKVFFGWRRGCDVRLVAAQVANGGLGVQVVLEKERVTVKFVIPSPGLHLAINACAAAAVATLFGVSLAQVGISLSNFSPVQMRVVVQCKWRKWSM; encoded by the exons ATGGCTTCCAATATCTATCCTCACACGCTCGCTTGTACTTCCAAGACTACCTTTCGATGCCCATCAAATTCACCAATTTGGACCATCAATGAGATTGCAGAATCCGTCAATGGCAAAATACTCAAATGGGGTCCTCCTGGCATCATTTGTACGGACACCAGAATCTTAGCACCCAACAAAAATCAGTGGTTTTTTGCCATTACCGGCCAGCATTTCGATGCCCACGAGTTTATTTCCCCCGAATTGTACGGTAAAGGCTGCGTTGGCGTTATTGGGAACCAAGTTTGCAACAACTGGGACAAGGGTTTTGTTCAAGTTGAAGGTAATGGCAATGTTAACACTTTGAATTCATTGGTCAATATGGCTTGTTATGCAAGAAATAGTAGGTTTAGTGGTGTCTTGGTTGGAGTTACTGGTAGTGTAGGGAAAAGTACAACGAAGAGTATGATAGCACTGGCTCTTGAGAGCTTGGGTGTTAATGTGTTTCAAAGTTATGGGAATTGGAATAACAGGGTTGGCGTTGCTTTAAGTTTGATTGGGATTGATAGGGCTGTTGATATTGCTGTTTTGGAGATGGGTATGAGTGGAAAGGGTGAGATATTGGAGCTTGCTAGGATGGCGAGGCCGGAGATTAGAGTGGTTTTGAATGTTGGGGATTCACATTTGGAGAGTTTAGGTAGTTTGGAGGATGTTGCAAGGGCCAAGGGGGAGATTTTTCAGGAATCAAAGCTGGGGGATGTTTGCGTTCTGAATGCTGATGATCCTCTGGTTGCAAACCTTACTGTGCCTCGCGGTGTTAGGAAG GTGTTCTTTGGCTGGAGAAGGGGGTGTGACGTTCGGTTGGTTGCTGCACAAGTTGCAAATGGAGGTCTTGGAGTTCAAgttgttttagaaaaagagagagtaaC GGTGAAATTTGTGATTCCTAGTCCTGGTCTGCATCTGGCTATCAATGCATGTGCAGCAGCAGCAGTTGCTACTCTGTTTGGAGTTTCTCTTGCTCAAGTTGGGATATCCCTGTCCAACTTTTCTCCTGTGCAAATGAG GGTAGTCGTGCAATGCAAATGGAGAAAGTGGTCGATGTGA
- the LOC102617983 gene encoding uncharacterized protein LOC102617983 isoform X5 produces MASNIYPHTLACTSKTTFRCPSNSPIWTINEIAESVNGKILKWGPPGIICTDTRILAPNKNQWFFAITGQHFDAHEFISPELYGKGCVGVIGNQVCNNWDKGFVQVEGNGNVNTLNSLVNMACYARNSRFSGVLVGVTGSVGKSTTKSMIALALESLGVNVFQSYGNWNNRVGVALSLIGIDRAVDIAVLEMGMSGKGEILELARMARPEIRVVLNVGDSHLESLGSLEDVARAKGEIFQESKLGDVCVLNADDPLVANLTVPRGVRKVFFGWRRGCDVRLVAAQVANGGLGVQVVLEKERVTVKFVIPSPGLHLAINACAAAAVATLFGVSLAQVGISLSNFSPVQMSRAMQMEKVVDVIKAM; encoded by the exons ATGGCTTCCAATATCTATCCTCACACGCTCGCTTGTACTTCCAAGACTACCTTTCGATGCCCATCAAATTCACCAATTTGGACCATCAATGAGATTGCAGAATCCGTCAATGGCAAAATACTCAAATGGGGTCCTCCTGGCATCATTTGTACGGACACCAGAATCTTAGCACCCAACAAAAATCAGTGGTTTTTTGCCATTACCGGCCAGCATTTCGATGCCCACGAGTTTATTTCCCCCGAATTGTACGGTAAAGGCTGCGTTGGCGTTATTGGGAACCAAGTTTGCAACAACTGGGACAAGGGTTTTGTTCAAGTTGAAGGTAATGGCAATGTTAACACTTTGAATTCATTGGTCAATATGGCTTGTTATGCAAGAAATAGTAGGTTTAGTGGTGTCTTGGTTGGAGTTACTGGTAGTGTAGGGAAAAGTACAACGAAGAGTATGATAGCACTGGCTCTTGAGAGCTTGGGTGTTAATGTGTTTCAAAGTTATGGGAATTGGAATAACAGGGTTGGCGTTGCTTTAAGTTTGATTGGGATTGATAGGGCTGTTGATATTGCTGTTTTGGAGATGGGTATGAGTGGAAAGGGTGAGATATTGGAGCTTGCTAGGATGGCGAGGCCGGAGATTAGAGTGGTTTTGAATGTTGGGGATTCACATTTGGAGAGTTTAGGTAGTTTGGAGGATGTTGCAAGGGCCAAGGGGGAGATTTTTCAGGAATCAAAGCTGGGGGATGTTTGCGTTCTGAATGCTGATGATCCTCTGGTTGCAAACCTTACTGTGCCTCGCGGTGTTAGGAAG GTGTTCTTTGGCTGGAGAAGGGGGTGTGACGTTCGGTTGGTTGCTGCACAAGTTGCAAATGGAGGTCTTGGAGTTCAAgttgttttagaaaaagagagagtaaC GGTGAAATTTGTGATTCCTAGTCCTGGTCTGCATCTGGCTATCAATGCATGTGCAGCAGCAGCAGTTGCTACTCTGTTTGGAGTTTCTCTTGCTCAAGTTGGGATATCCCTGTCCAACTTTTCTCCTGTGCAAATGAG TCGTGCAATGCAAATGGAGAAAGTGGTCGATGTGATTAAGGCAATGTAA
- the LOC102622479 gene encoding GEM-like protein 4 gives MEIPVSSTAYSVQKLSSMKLLPACTHDQYGIHSSLANGSPTNKQRKVDSVLKRVNKLGKRADNFASGVKEHVRLGPKITETVKGKLSLGAKILQVGGMEKIFKQLFAVKEEEKLLKACQCYLSTTAGPIAGLLFISTEKVAFCSERSLKFYSSKGELIRVHYKVLIPLGKIKRVNQSVNMKKQSEKYIEVYTVDGFDFWFMGFLNYQKAFKYLQQAISQSCTDDVQVTY, from the exons ATGGAGATTCCTGTGAGCTCAACAGCATACTCAGTTCAGAAGTTGTCGTCGATGAAACTTCTACCAGCATGTACCCATGACCAATACGGCATTCATTCTTCTTTGGCAAATGGGTCTCCAACTAATAAACAAA GGAAAGTAGATTCGGTTCTCAAAAGAGTGAACAAGCTCGGGAAGAGAGCCGATAATTTTGCAAGCGGAGTCAAAGAACACg TGAGGCTGGGGCCCAAGATCACAGAAACTGTGAAGGGGAAGTTGAGCTTAGGGGCAAAAATTCTTCAAGTTGGTGGTATGGAGAAAATTTTCAAGCAGCTATTTGCTGtcaaggaagaagaaaaattattgaaggCTTGCCAATGCTATTTGTCAACTACAGCAGGTCCCATAGCGGGCCTCCTCTTTATCTCCACAGAAAAAGTTGCCTTTTGCAGTGAGAGATCACTCAAATTCTATTCTTCAAAGGGAGAATTAATTAGAGTTCACTACAAG GTTCTGATTCCTCTTGGTAAAATAAAGAGAGTGAATCAAAGTGTAAACATGAAGAAGCAATCAGAAAAGTACATTGAAGTATATACCGTGGACGGTTTTGATTTCTGGTTTATGGGTTtcttaaattatcaaaaggCTTTCAAATATCTTCAGCAGGCAATTTCTCAGAGCTGCACGGATGATGTGCAAGTCACTTACTAG
- the LOC102617983 gene encoding uncharacterized protein LOC102617983 isoform X1, whose product MASNIYPHTLACTSKTTFRCPSNSPIWTINEIAESVNGKILKWGPPGIICTDTRILAPNKNQWFFAITGQHFDAHEFISPELYGKGCVGVIGNQVCNNWDKGFVQVEGNGNVNTLNSLVNMACYARNSRFSGVLVGVTGSVGKSTTKSMIALALESLGVNVFQSYGNWNNRVGVALSLIGIDRAVDIAVLEMGMSGKGEILELARMARPEIRVVLNVGDSHLESLGSLEDVARAKGEIFQESKLGDVCVLNADDPLVANLTVPRGVRKVFFGWRRGCDVRLVAAQVANGGLGVQVVLEKERVTVKFVIPSPGLHLAINACAAAAVATLFGVSLAQVGISLSNFSPVQMRSELLVSRSGIKIVNDAYNANPISTRAAIDLLKDIACNGKRVVILGDMLELGSTERESHEKILSYCCDACIDLIGLVGDRFRAAAENMNLIKTDYIVVTNDAEILSQKIVKRLKSNDVVLVKGSRAMQMEKVVDVIKAM is encoded by the exons ATGGCTTCCAATATCTATCCTCACACGCTCGCTTGTACTTCCAAGACTACCTTTCGATGCCCATCAAATTCACCAATTTGGACCATCAATGAGATTGCAGAATCCGTCAATGGCAAAATACTCAAATGGGGTCCTCCTGGCATCATTTGTACGGACACCAGAATCTTAGCACCCAACAAAAATCAGTGGTTTTTTGCCATTACCGGCCAGCATTTCGATGCCCACGAGTTTATTTCCCCCGAATTGTACGGTAAAGGCTGCGTTGGCGTTATTGGGAACCAAGTTTGCAACAACTGGGACAAGGGTTTTGTTCAAGTTGAAGGTAATGGCAATGTTAACACTTTGAATTCATTGGTCAATATGGCTTGTTATGCAAGAAATAGTAGGTTTAGTGGTGTCTTGGTTGGAGTTACTGGTAGTGTAGGGAAAAGTACAACGAAGAGTATGATAGCACTGGCTCTTGAGAGCTTGGGTGTTAATGTGTTTCAAAGTTATGGGAATTGGAATAACAGGGTTGGCGTTGCTTTAAGTTTGATTGGGATTGATAGGGCTGTTGATATTGCTGTTTTGGAGATGGGTATGAGTGGAAAGGGTGAGATATTGGAGCTTGCTAGGATGGCGAGGCCGGAGATTAGAGTGGTTTTGAATGTTGGGGATTCACATTTGGAGAGTTTAGGTAGTTTGGAGGATGTTGCAAGGGCCAAGGGGGAGATTTTTCAGGAATCAAAGCTGGGGGATGTTTGCGTTCTGAATGCTGATGATCCTCTGGTTGCAAACCTTACTGTGCCTCGCGGTGTTAGGAAG GTGTTCTTTGGCTGGAGAAGGGGGTGTGACGTTCGGTTGGTTGCTGCACAAGTTGCAAATGGAGGTCTTGGAGTTCAAgttgttttagaaaaagagagagtaaC GGTGAAATTTGTGATTCCTAGTCCTGGTCTGCATCTGGCTATCAATGCATGTGCAGCAGCAGCAGTTGCTACTCTGTTTGGAGTTTCTCTTGCTCAAGTTGGGATATCCCTGTCCAACTTTTCTCCTGTGCAAATGAGGTCAGAGCTTCTAGTATCCAGAAGTGGCATCAAGATAGTCAATGATGCTTACAATGCCAATCCCATTAGCACCAGAGCTGCCATTGACTTGCTAAAAGACATTGCATGCAATGGTAAAAGAGTTGTCATTTTAGGGGACATGTTAGAACTTGGATCGACTGAAAGAGAGTCTCATGAGAAGATATTAAGCTATTGTTGTGATGCCTGTATAGATTTAATTGGCCTTGTTGGAGACAGGTTTCGTGCAGCTGCCGagaatatgaatttaattaaaactgATTATATTGTAGTCACTAATGATGCAGAAATCCTTTCACAGAAAATTGTGAAGAGACTGAAGTCTAATGATGTTGTTTTGGTGAAGGGTAGTCGTGCAATGCAAATGGAGAAAGTGGTCGATGTGATTAAGGCAATGTAA
- the LOC102617983 gene encoding uncharacterized protein LOC102617983 isoform X2, translating to MASNIYPHTLACTSKTTFRCPSNSPIWTINEIAESVNGKILKWGPPGIICTDTRILAPNKNQWFFAITGQHFDAHEFISPELYGKGCVGVIGNQVCNNWDKGFVQVEGNGNVNTLNSLVNMACYARNSRFSGVLVGVTGSVGKSTTKSMIALALESLGVNVFQSYGNWNNRVGVALSLIGIDRAVDIAVLEMGMSGKGEILELARMARPEIRVVLNVGDSHLESLGSLEDVARAKGEIFQESKLGDVCVLNADDPLVANLTVPRGVRKVFFGWRRGCDVRLVAAQVANGGLGVQVVLEKERVTVKFVIPSPGLHLAINACAAAAVATLFGVSLAQVGISLSNFSPVQMRSELLVSRSGIKIVNDAYNANPISTRAAIDLLKDIACNGKRVVILGDMLELGSTERESHEKILSYCCDACIDLIGLVGDSRAMQMEKVVDVIKAM from the exons ATGGCTTCCAATATCTATCCTCACACGCTCGCTTGTACTTCCAAGACTACCTTTCGATGCCCATCAAATTCACCAATTTGGACCATCAATGAGATTGCAGAATCCGTCAATGGCAAAATACTCAAATGGGGTCCTCCTGGCATCATTTGTACGGACACCAGAATCTTAGCACCCAACAAAAATCAGTGGTTTTTTGCCATTACCGGCCAGCATTTCGATGCCCACGAGTTTATTTCCCCCGAATTGTACGGTAAAGGCTGCGTTGGCGTTATTGGGAACCAAGTTTGCAACAACTGGGACAAGGGTTTTGTTCAAGTTGAAGGTAATGGCAATGTTAACACTTTGAATTCATTGGTCAATATGGCTTGTTATGCAAGAAATAGTAGGTTTAGTGGTGTCTTGGTTGGAGTTACTGGTAGTGTAGGGAAAAGTACAACGAAGAGTATGATAGCACTGGCTCTTGAGAGCTTGGGTGTTAATGTGTTTCAAAGTTATGGGAATTGGAATAACAGGGTTGGCGTTGCTTTAAGTTTGATTGGGATTGATAGGGCTGTTGATATTGCTGTTTTGGAGATGGGTATGAGTGGAAAGGGTGAGATATTGGAGCTTGCTAGGATGGCGAGGCCGGAGATTAGAGTGGTTTTGAATGTTGGGGATTCACATTTGGAGAGTTTAGGTAGTTTGGAGGATGTTGCAAGGGCCAAGGGGGAGATTTTTCAGGAATCAAAGCTGGGGGATGTTTGCGTTCTGAATGCTGATGATCCTCTGGTTGCAAACCTTACTGTGCCTCGCGGTGTTAGGAAG GTGTTCTTTGGCTGGAGAAGGGGGTGTGACGTTCGGTTGGTTGCTGCACAAGTTGCAAATGGAGGTCTTGGAGTTCAAgttgttttagaaaaagagagagtaaC GGTGAAATTTGTGATTCCTAGTCCTGGTCTGCATCTGGCTATCAATGCATGTGCAGCAGCAGCAGTTGCTACTCTGTTTGGAGTTTCTCTTGCTCAAGTTGGGATATCCCTGTCCAACTTTTCTCCTGTGCAAATGAGGTCAGAGCTTCTAGTATCCAGAAGTGGCATCAAGATAGTCAATGATGCTTACAATGCCAATCCCATTAGCACCAGAGCTGCCATTGACTTGCTAAAAGACATTGCATGCAATGGTAAAAGAGTTGTCATTTTAGGGGACATGTTAGAACTTGGATCGACTGAAAGAGAGTCTCATGAGAAGATATTAAGCTATTGTTGTGATGCCTGTATAGATTTAATTGGCCTTGTTGGAGACAG TCGTGCAATGCAAATGGAGAAAGTGGTCGATGTGATTAAGGCAATGTAA